One Thermococcus eurythermalis DNA segment encodes these proteins:
- a CDS encoding 6-pyruvoyl-tetrahydropterin synthase-related protein, with protein MKRGYVLLLLAVSVVEFLPLFFAPANPDLKGDGLGHLFKVHKLMEDGWEPWIEEWYAGFPLLRFYPPGSYIIAAFFGKVFGSAVRGYAATLMLTAFLGALALHTYLKRLEKEPYVAPLVFLLFPWHLGVAYIEGNFPRANAIHLAPLFLLGVLLLREYRERYLLLSALSISLVVITHHSIVIPLLILALALHWESLTELRAIGNALRVTGAVIFLTAFWYIPFFYDREWTHFWNISTNKWLFHGYSVSPDRFITPPGIFMVALLATAVAIGIRRQKLDTKKVTLIGTFAYLSLGQYSPTRWLYHLPIVSLIPPYRWLDVTSILVPLIVADSLEGMKPRPKAIAGLALVLIAAIPTAVLMPDIGPYPQNLVEIGRFLREQPGDDWRFTLYPLLGVAHYSYLPVLSSKGTMNGWYHEGNPAGDGEWRMWSLLETGKNATPYLRAYAVRFFISCTDTAPYGYTYRHTVGGCRVYDSNVSFVQPVSTLMAGHFYDLPLDYAYTEELPSNLSGVIAVIYSGNPDNHTAENLWEFVKSGGTLIWVPESTDTLFGVRAQVRPINASELSSEVYNVSRFASFRYGDFPWYGPVFTNVSPIVSMGKWTLIGAKQIGNGTLYVLGGNFLYHIAYTGSQYELEVLKSLIPQEEARIQIDQLVRGDGRYSFRITAKKPVLLRVSEAYFPHWKVKVNGREANVVRDDRTGLTLVSVGAGSSEISAAFIDPFIKLRYYSALAWAIIAAYTLLEFAPMRRLSGPEL; from the coding sequence ATGAAGCGGGGGTACGTCCTCCTTTTGCTTGCTGTCTCAGTGGTGGAGTTCCTGCCCCTCTTCTTCGCCCCAGCCAACCCCGACCTGAAGGGCGACGGCCTCGGACACCTCTTTAAAGTCCACAAGCTAATGGAGGACGGCTGGGAGCCGTGGATAGAGGAATGGTATGCGGGCTTCCCCCTCCTCAGGTTCTATCCCCCCGGTTCGTACATTATCGCGGCTTTCTTCGGGAAGGTTTTTGGGAGTGCAGTCAGGGGCTACGCGGCGACCCTCATGCTGACGGCGTTCCTCGGTGCCCTCGCCTTGCATACCTACCTGAAGAGGCTTGAAAAAGAGCCCTACGTAGCACCGCTCGTTTTCCTGCTCTTCCCGTGGCACCTCGGCGTCGCGTACATCGAGGGCAACTTCCCTAGGGCGAACGCCATCCATCTTGCCCCTCTCTTCCTCCTCGGAGTCCTCCTCCTGCGGGAATACAGGGAGAGATACCTGCTCCTCTCGGCCCTCTCGATTTCGCTGGTCGTCATCACCCACCACTCAATTGTGATTCCCCTCCTCATCCTCGCACTCGCACTGCACTGGGAGAGCCTTACGGAGCTCCGTGCTATCGGGAACGCCCTGAGGGTCACGGGGGCGGTAATCTTTCTCACCGCATTCTGGTACATACCTTTCTTCTATGACAGGGAATGGACACACTTTTGGAACATATCCACAAACAAATGGCTCTTTCATGGATACAGCGTGTCCCCCGACCGGTTCATAACTCCCCCAGGAATCTTTATGGTGGCATTACTGGCCACAGCAGTGGCAATCGGAATCCGGAGGCAGAAATTGGATACAAAAAAAGTTACACTGATCGGGACATTCGCGTACCTATCACTCGGCCAGTATTCCCCAACCAGATGGCTCTACCACCTTCCCATTGTATCACTCATCCCGCCATACAGATGGCTCGACGTTACATCAATTTTAGTGCCCCTGATTGTAGCGGACTCCCTTGAGGGCATGAAGCCGAGGCCAAAAGCCATTGCTGGACTCGCTCTGGTGCTTATTGCGGCAATTCCAACAGCGGTGCTAATGCCCGATATTGGGCCTTACCCCCAAAATTTAGTTGAGATTGGAAGATTTCTCAGAGAACAGCCCGGGGACGACTGGAGGTTCACACTGTACCCCCTTTTAGGGGTTGCCCATTACAGCTACCTTCCTGTTCTAAGTTCAAAGGGTACAATGAATGGCTGGTACCATGAGGGAAACCCCGCCGGAGACGGAGAATGGCGGATGTGGTCTCTCCTGGAGACAGGAAAGAACGCGACTCCGTATCTCAGAGCATACGCGGTGAGATTCTTCATAAGCTGCACGGATACCGCACCCTACGGTTACACATACCGACATACCGTAGGAGGGTGCAGGGTCTATGACTCCAACGTGAGCTTCGTCCAGCCGGTTTCAACCCTCATGGCCGGCCACTTCTATGACCTGCCCCTCGACTACGCGTACACCGAAGAGCTCCCCTCGAACCTCTCGGGGGTAATCGCCGTTATCTATTCAGGCAACCCGGACAACCACACGGCAGAAAATCTCTGGGAGTTCGTAAAAAGCGGAGGGACGCTCATATGGGTCCCTGAAAGCACAGACACGCTCTTCGGAGTCAGAGCTCAGGTAAGGCCGATAAACGCTTCAGAGCTCTCCTCCGAGGTCTACAACGTCTCCCGCTTCGCGTCTTTCAGGTACGGGGATTTCCCGTGGTACGGGCCGGTGTTCACGAACGTGAGCCCAATAGTGAGCATGGGAAAGTGGACGCTGATAGGGGCCAAACAGATTGGAAACGGAACCCTCTACGTCCTCGGAGGCAACTTCCTGTACCACATAGCCTACACGGGCTCCCAGTACGAGCTGGAAGTCCTGAAGAGCCTTATCCCCCAAGAGGAGGCCCGGATTCAGATAGACCAACTCGTCCGCGGGGACGGCCGGTATTCGTTCAGGATAACGGCCAAAAAGCCCGTGCTCTTAAGGGTATCGGAGGCTTACTTCCCCCACTGGAAAGTAAAGGTAAACGGGCGCGAGGCCAATGTCGTAAGGGACGACAGGACGGGGCTTACGCTCGTAAGCGTCGGGGCTGGAAGCTCTGAAATCAGCGCCGCGTTCATTGACCCATTCATCAAACTCCGCTACTATTCGGCCCTCGCATGGGCAATAATCGCAGCCTACACACTGCTGGAGTTCGCACCGATGAGGAGACTTTCGGGCCCTGAGCTGTGA
- a CDS encoding glycosyltransferase family 2 protein has translation MRPSLKFQSVLYLYILLLAGLSLLIPVPYILEAVLFFLFVMVSSGLVFYTLLIFATQRDYPARPKPVPRGFFEPTVYVLIPAHNEEAVIEKTARSVLNQDYSNFKVFLINDNSTDRTLEVMKKIESAWRGKAVVINVPSHRGRSKPRALNYTLEVIEAAFKWPDYIFILDADYLLGPDALRTLVGIMESAPNYVIGVQGNVRPRNWNRNFITRFITLERLVGFNVAIEGDMKLNENGKYGGTVALLRFSHLLRLGKFREDSVTEDTDLWARALIEGYRFWYYHGVTGWEEAVETMKDYIKQRSRWAQGHLQVMLEYYWPVLRSCSGLTEAFIEHFYMMSYLVPVFWFLSVLLNGYLVLSGGVPLALARPRLFLVISVLAFLVFWVSVAYSNWLEKRRTGFGVQWWFVGAYPAYFLLFVLAGVVYTMRGLLRLLAGRLHWEKTRRFT, from the coding sequence ATGAGGCCGTCCCTCAAGTTCCAATCAGTGCTTTACCTGTACATTCTCCTGCTGGCGGGGCTCTCCCTGTTGATTCCGGTTCCTTACATACTTGAGGCAGTCCTGTTTTTCCTGTTCGTCATGGTCTCGTCGGGCCTCGTCTTCTACACGCTCCTCATCTTTGCCACCCAAAGGGACTATCCGGCGAGGCCGAAACCAGTTCCCAGGGGTTTCTTTGAGCCAACGGTTTACGTCCTCATTCCCGCCCACAATGAAGAGGCGGTCATAGAGAAAACGGCCCGTTCTGTGCTTAACCAGGACTACTCAAACTTCAAGGTCTTTCTGATAAACGACAACTCCACCGACCGGACGCTTGAGGTAATGAAGAAAATCGAATCGGCCTGGAGGGGCAAAGCGGTTGTCATCAACGTCCCGTCCCACAGGGGACGGAGCAAGCCGAGGGCCCTGAACTACACCCTTGAGGTCATAGAGGCCGCGTTCAAGTGGCCTGACTACATTTTTATTCTCGATGCGGACTACCTCCTCGGGCCTGATGCTCTGAGGACTCTCGTGGGCATCATGGAAAGTGCCCCCAACTACGTCATTGGGGTGCAGGGTAACGTCAGGCCGAGAAACTGGAACAGGAACTTCATCACCCGCTTTATAACCCTTGAGAGGCTCGTGGGCTTTAACGTTGCCATAGAGGGGGACATGAAGCTCAATGAAAATGGAAAGTACGGCGGAACGGTCGCTCTTCTCCGCTTTTCGCATCTCCTTCGCCTGGGCAAGTTCCGTGAGGACTCCGTTACCGAGGACACGGACCTCTGGGCGAGGGCGCTGATAGAGGGCTACCGCTTCTGGTACTACCACGGTGTTACTGGCTGGGAAGAGGCCGTCGAGACGATGAAGGACTACATCAAACAGCGCTCCCGCTGGGCGCAGGGACACCTCCAGGTCATGCTTGAATACTACTGGCCAGTCCTGAGGAGTTGCTCTGGCCTTACTGAGGCCTTCATAGAGCACTTTTACATGATGAGCTACCTTGTGCCGGTGTTCTGGTTCCTCTCGGTTCTTCTCAACGGCTACCTCGTCCTCTCGGGGGGCGTTCCCCTGGCCCTCGCCAGGCCCAGACTCTTTCTCGTGATTTCAGTCCTCGCGTTCCTTGTCTTCTGGGTCTCGGTTGCCTATTCGAACTGGCTTGAAAAACGGAGAACTGGGTTTGGAGTCCAGTGGTGGTTCGTTGGGGCTTACCCCGCTTACTTCCTTCTCTTCGTCCTTGCGGGGGTTGTTTACACGATGCGTGGCCTGCTGAGGCTCCTCGCCGGCAGGCTCCACTGGGAGAAGACGAGGCGCTTCACTTAA
- the ttuA gene encoding tRNA-5-methyluridine(54) 2-sulfurtransferase, whose amino-acid sequence MRCKFCKKPAFIKLHYPKMYLCEEHFKEYFERKVKRTIERYKMLKPDERVLVVVSGGKDSAVTAYILKKLGYNIECLHINLGIGEYSEKSESYAKKQCEALGVPLHIVRVKELLGKGIGEVRTRRPTCSYCGLTKRYIFNKFAYDNGFDAVATGHNLDDEASFIFSNMMHWNTQYLAKQGPVTPSQFNGKLVKKVKPLYEVTEREVVAYALANGIEYMMEECPYSVGATTIEYKEILNEMEEKRPGTKINFVKGFLRKRHLFEAELQEAELRECRVCGMPSSGEVCSFCRFWRLEEPIDFRVKR is encoded by the coding sequence ATGAGATGCAAGTTCTGTAAGAAACCAGCCTTCATCAAGCTTCACTACCCAAAGATGTACCTCTGCGAGGAGCACTTCAAGGAGTACTTCGAGAGAAAGGTCAAACGAACGATAGAGCGCTACAAAATGCTCAAACCAGATGAAAGGGTTCTTGTGGTCGTCAGCGGTGGCAAGGACTCGGCCGTCACCGCTTACATCCTCAAGAAGCTCGGCTACAACATAGAGTGCCTCCACATAAACCTCGGAATCGGCGAGTACTCGGAAAAGAGCGAGAGCTACGCTAAGAAACAGTGCGAGGCCTTAGGGGTTCCTCTTCACATAGTCCGCGTCAAAGAGCTTCTCGGCAAAGGAATCGGAGAAGTTAGGACAAGGAGGCCGACCTGCTCCTACTGCGGTTTAACGAAGCGCTACATCTTCAACAAGTTCGCCTACGACAACGGCTTTGACGCCGTCGCCACCGGCCACAACCTCGACGACGAGGCGAGCTTCATCTTCTCGAACATGATGCACTGGAACACACAGTACTTAGCGAAGCAGGGGCCGGTGACGCCGAGCCAGTTCAACGGCAAGCTCGTGAAGAAGGTCAAACCGCTGTACGAGGTCACAGAGAGGGAAGTGGTGGCCTACGCTCTCGCTAATGGCATCGAGTACATGATGGAGGAGTGTCCCTATTCCGTTGGAGCGACAACGATTGAATACAAGGAGATACTCAACGAGATGGAAGAGAAGAGGCCCGGGACGAAAATCAACTTCGTCAAGGGCTTTCTACGAAAGAGGCACCTCTTCGAGGCCGAACTTCAGGAGGCGGAGCTGAGAGAGTGCAGAGTCTGCGGCATGCCGTCGAGCGGAGAAGTCTGCTCGTTCTGCAGGTTCTGGCGCCTTGAAGAGCCGATAGACTTCAGGGTGAAAAGATGA
- a CDS encoding transglutaminase-like domain-containing protein → MGYTSALDWAWAVLGWIDENIEYNYTKAEYVNQSVELWDSLNESEKERYLNLTMLQATNDTAFALRSGICTDYAILTADLLLDANVSPVYVLSIDYWNQTIGHATVAIKINGTYFVLDQELPIIPLGNYYWYSIERGMGEIENVTFYRISLDGKGEVNVENWTWACERLGSMAYRMTWEDIGLIENLTEELLLERYPQYHRDVRLKENAESDFESLVNTGRPANNYLPYGFTEGWVLYGISDLALYYHPLLAEKLVRYYWLGPRFGEKVNGINR, encoded by the coding sequence TTGGGGTATACTTCAGCCCTTGACTGGGCGTGGGCGGTTTTGGGGTGGATTGATGAAAATATCGAGTACAACTATACAAAGGCGGAGTACGTGAACCAAAGTGTTGAGTTGTGGGACTCTCTTAATGAGAGCGAAAAGGAACGGTACCTCAACCTTACAATGCTCCAGGCTACCAACGACACGGCTTTTGCCCTGCGTAGCGGGATATGCACAGACTACGCAATTCTAACCGCCGACCTCCTCCTCGACGCCAACGTTAGTCCAGTTTACGTTCTCAGCATCGACTACTGGAACCAAACGATAGGTCACGCAACAGTAGCGATAAAAATCAACGGCACGTATTTTGTCCTCGATCAGGAACTCCCGATAATCCCCCTTGGCAACTACTACTGGTACTCAATCGAGAGGGGTATGGGCGAAATAGAGAACGTGACGTTCTACAGGATTTCTCTGGACGGGAAGGGTGAGGTTAACGTGGAGAACTGGACGTGGGCCTGTGAGAGGCTTGGAAGTATGGCGTACAGAATGACCTGGGAGGACATTGGGCTAATCGAGAATCTAACTGAGGAGCTACTCCTTGAGAGGTATCCTCAATACCACAGGGATGTGAGGCTGAAAGAGAACGCTGAATCTGACTTTGAATCGCTGGTGAACACTGGACGACCTGCCAATAATTATCTTCCGTATGGATTTACGGAAGGGTGGGTTTTATACGGGATATCCGATTTGGCGCTTTATTACCATCCCCTACTGGCGGAGAAGCTCGTCCGCTATTACTGGCTGGGGCCTCGGTTCGGGGAGAAAGTGAATGGGATAAACCGCTGA
- a CDS encoding DUF257 family protein, producing MDFKEYLSRISPGESVLIEHTSLSAYPLAFYRIGEKYGWDRILLIDVIDSSLIVLRWLRLSGSGVPTNIRRIKVGGVSSWGNVVLDVNPYNDPGIFMSKVTKTVQRLYSKNDFTVALIMNPERLVPLQNGDRSFILALADMASAFLGNPRKVAFYFINGEIADKGYLALLEEAFTRVLAFTEKTKLTVLKSLEIGEEGREIELK from the coding sequence ATGGACTTTAAGGAGTACCTATCAAGGATTTCTCCCGGGGAGAGCGTCCTCATCGAACACACCTCCCTGTCAGCATATCCCCTCGCATTCTACAGAATTGGCGAGAAGTACGGCTGGGACAGAATCCTTCTTATTGACGTGATAGACTCCAGCCTGATAGTTCTCAGGTGGCTCAGGCTCTCAGGCAGCGGCGTTCCCACCAACATCAGAAGAATAAAGGTGGGAGGGGTCTCAAGCTGGGGCAACGTGGTGCTGGACGTTAACCCGTACAATGACCCGGGAATCTTTATGAGTAAGGTAACCAAGACTGTGCAGAGGTTGTACTCAAAAAACGACTTTACTGTAGCCCTCATCATGAACCCCGAGAGACTCGTCCCCCTCCAAAACGGGGACAGGAGTTTTATACTGGCACTCGCAGACATGGCGTCCGCATTCCTCGGAAACCCCCGGAAAGTTGCCTTCTACTTCATCAACGGGGAGATCGCGGATAAAGGGTACCTGGCCCTCCTTGAGGAGGCCTTCACGCGGGTTCTGGCATTCACGGAAAAGACAAAGCTCACAGTCCTGAAATCTCTTGAAATTGGAGAGGAAGGGCGCGAGATAGAGCTTAAGTAA